The nucleotide window CTGCAGCATTCACTTCCCTACTTTGTCATCTATTTGAAGCCTCAAATTGATGTTTGCTGAATAAACAGTTCTGTTTTAGCTTTCACTATAAACCCAATAGCACAAAAAAATATCCTTTCCGCCACCAAGGCTTTCGGCGACTGATTCATCATAGGTAAAAAACAAATTGTGTGCACAGACCAATCACTTCAGGACGATATTTCTGATAATGTAAGATCTTTATGATTAGGTGCTCGCTTAAAGCATGTAAAGTTTGTTCCTCACTCTAGCACGTATATCCCAGGATAATCAACTAAGCAAGACTGGTGCTACTTAAAGAGAAACATGACGCTAACAATGGTTCTCAATTTGTTGATTTGAACTTAAAAATAGAAACATGATATGTTATAGAAGGTAGTATATCAGAAACATTTGTTATCGCGTGTGTTCTAACTTGAGACCAATATATGACCCGACTCTTTTGACTTCTATTCAATATGGCAAAGCCATCAGACCCTTAGCCATAACTGGCCGAGGTGACACTCACTGTAATCAATGAACTGGTGACCGTGCAAAGGCTGATATTGAATCTTCATACACTTCTGCCAGCCATGTTCCAGCACTCCAATGACTGCAAGAGTATAATTGAAAAGAGAAAACTGCATTAGCATCCTACATACATACAGCATAATTTTATtgatttagaaaagaaaaaagggactTATGTTCTCTTCACAAATTATTTTGGAAGAGCATGCTTGAGACTGCTGCAGTAAATTCTTTTCTCCTTTCAAAACAAATGAAGTTACTTCCGGCAACATTTGAATAGCCTGTTGTATACATAAATGTTGGTCTAGACCCAATTCCTTTTTTACGGCATTCCTAGTTCTCATTTGGATTTTATTAAGATCTTCTGACACATTAGTTGATGAAGATGTAATCAATTTTATCCTAGTTTTCCTTAAGGAAGAAACCTAGATAGCACAGAAATGTAGAATCATGCTAGGTACAAGGAAAAGAGAATGTAAATTCGAAAAGCATTTAAAACTTTGGTGGACTGTAAAGGTAAATTGTTAGAAATTAGAAACTCTCATTTGATAACATTAACTGAACAGCACAACCTTATACTACGGTTCAAAGTAGCTGCTACCATTGAGTATTTGAGTTAGTGCAGCATCAAACACCAATCAGAACTCGAAGCTACCCAAAAGATCATACATCCTGCAAATCAAGTTCCCCTTCATACACACTCAACAGGTTAGGCACTTGGCTGAGATATCTGGTCACAAACCTCTCCAAGAATTGCTTCTCTGCGGGCAGCACCGCATAAGCCAGACTCACATTTTCATCTaccaatcctttcttcatcaaaactTTGACAACCGAACACCTCGGGATGATCCTATTCTCCAAACTGAAACACAAAATTACAGGATATGTGGGAATCATTGATGCAGACCATCCCATCTTATTCACCAGAAAATCCATTGTCTGCATAATCTTCTTCTCAGACAAAATCATACACTGAGGGCTCTTCCTAAAAGCAGAGATAACATCATCATCAGACCAACCCCAACTCCTCTTGTAAATCTCGCGATTTCGATTCCATATGGCCCTACTGCTCTTCCCACACAATGCTCTCAGTGCAACAACAAAAGTTGACTTCTTCAAATCAAATCCCATCCCCCTGACCTCATTCACAAGCTGAACAAGCTCATCATGATTGTGCATCAACACTTGGGTGTCATGAGCAAGCAACAGAGAAATGCATGCTCTGGGCATACCCAACTCTCTCAAAGCCTCAATATTTGGCATCACATTCCTGGAATGATTCTCCAAGAACATCCAAGACCTGCGCTTCAGAACCGCCACAACATTCTCCTTGGAAATCATATTCCTGAGGAAATTATAGGAGGGCACAATTTGATTCTCCAAGCTTCTTGACAAAAGATGTGGATTAAAACTTAGAACTCTGGCAAGGTCCACCCTTGAGAGCCCAACAGAGCTGAAAAACTCAATCTTGGGTGAAAGGGTTTTCTCAGGATCAGCTAAAAGGACTCTTGGGTGTGACTTGACCACCTTTGAGATCTGGGTTTCAGAGAGGCCATGGCTGCTCAAAAGAGCCAAAACAGAGTCCGCTCCTTCTTGGGATTGCAACTCTACCTTACTAGCTGCCAACTTTGCATCTTCTGGGGACAACCCACATGAGTTTATGAGGTAAGTGACAGTGAAATTGGCTTGCTTTGAGATTTCTGAGCTGACGGGTCTGTGAAGCAATTGACTTTGAACAGAAAAATTGGAGGGTTTTAGATTTCCAAGACCCAGACTTTTGGTCCTGGAAGAAATCAATCTACAGATAATTGGGTACCCTAATCTGAGCGCCGCCACCATTTTGGATGATCAAGCTTCAATTTTGACAGCTAATTCTAAAACCCTAGTCTCTCTCCCTATCTGGGTTTTAGTAAAGATGCCACCTTTACCCTATTTTTCGGTCCAATCAGAAAACTACGTTATCTGAGATTATTCTGAGACAAACATACGGTACTATTCCCACGCGCTAAGATGTCACGCGCCACTGTGGAGTTTGGGTACCAACCTGGCAGTTGGGGTGGGTCCGGAGTCAGTGGATGGGGCCGGCGCGTGAGCCTAGCAGAGCGGGGAcagtgtttcaatttgcgaccCCTTTTTTACAGAGAGTTACAATGATGATGAAGGTAAAAAGAACAAAAGGGACCATTTTGaagcctttttctttttgcttttgGAAAAGCAGTACCCAACCCACTTCCTTagattcttcttctgcttcttcctCTTGTTGTTTCTGGGCTGTCTTATACTTTCTTGTGTCTACCTCCCACATATGTTTGAGAACAACAAGAAACAAAGGAGGATCTCTTAAGCTTCTACCAGCATTTGTTTTGGTCACACTTTCTGTTATGATCTGTAAGTACAATTACACAATTTACAGCtgcatttatgttttttttttttttttttttttttttttgaggggggGTACTCAGCTGGGTTTTAGTTCATGCATTGAATCCTGAAAGTATTTGATTTAGGCTTTACTGGATGAAGTTGCATGTGTTCTAAATTTGGAGTTCTGGGTTGCTCTTATTTTCATTTGTGAGCTTCATATTGCATAGTGATTAGCATAATGTTTCTACTTTAATGTACCTTTTCGGAAATTTTTGTGCTACTTGATGAAGAATATCTTGGTGGAGAAACTTTGAAATGTAGTTTACAATGATGGTTTGGTTTGGAACTAGTCAACTAGGGATAGATGATTGTTGTGGCTTAGACTATCTGATCTAGATGGATGACTGAATctcatttttctatttcttttttcttctttgtttttttttttttttgattgagctTCCATGACATGGTAGAGTCTGGGAATAAGTGGGATGTCGAACATGTATGCATCTGCTGTTTTGTTCATTAATTGCTGTTGATGGTTCTTGTTAAGAAGATCTGATATTTGTTAATATTGCTGAGGTCTAAGTTTGTTTTGGCTTTGACAGAGGACTATAATCTGAAGCAATGACGAAGATAAGTCCTGAATTCGAAGAGAATCTCACAGCAGAGGGagttctttcagtttcagcTGATGTCAGCTTCATTTCTAATGGTTTCCCAAAGTACAGACTAGGACCTGATAATCAGATTCTGGATGAGCCGAAGGGGGGTAGCGATGGTCCAACCTTAAAAGAGGtagttgaagaagaaatgacCCAACTGTCAGAGCAGCATAAACGTCTTTCAGTTCGTGACCTTGCCAGTAAATTTGACAAGAACTTGGCTGCTGCTGCTAAATTGTCTGAAGAGGTTTCCTACATTTTCATCAGTTTTCATTCTAGATGTACTAAAGCTCATACAAATAGTAAAATGATGACAAGTTGCACTCTtccattttgaaaaaaaaaaacaggcaaAAATTAGAGAAGTGGCTTCTTTGGAGGGACATGTTCTTTTGAAGAAGCTGAGAGATGCATTGGAATATTTGAGAGGGCTTTTAGCAGGGAGAAACAAGGAGGATGTGGAGGAAGCTATTTCTATGGTTAGTTTTCCATGAACTTTGGTTTTAGTTGCCTTGCTTATATTAACAGTCTGCCCCTAGAATGTGGGATATGTAGAATTTCACCCACTTCAACTATGAAAATGCTTTACAATTAAAGGAAGTAGCCTTGTAACAGATTTGCTTGTATTTGTTATGTTTCTTCAAAACCCAATATGAGCAAATTATATTGGTGACAGTCTGGTGGTTCGGAGATCTTTTGCTTGTTTCAATTTTATTGAGATAGATTATATTAATTAGTATTGTGGTCCTCTCTTAAGTCCGAACACTTCGATAGACCTTTCAATATTACAATCCCCAGAGCCTAGATCTCATCTCATTTGTGCTTTGCGCTTCTGATGTCCTTTTTACTTTCATCATAATTATGTTTCTGAAGAAAAATGATTTCTACATGGGTACCACCTTTGACTACAGCATTTTGTTAGATGATATGATATGCTGTCTTTGGTTTGTTTCCTCATGTTCTGAAACTACATAAAAGTTCATATGAGAACTAAGTGATGAATGATGCTGCAATTTGTTGACTAAAATACACCTGATCTGGACCTGGATGTGCATTGTAAATTTGTCATTCCGAGGTTCTAAAGTAATTCATTATTTGAATCTTGGAACATAGAGAAAGCCAAATGGCAGCAATTAGGATCCGAAGTGGGTTGAACAAGTGTATACTTCAGCCTTATGGTATATTATTGTAACAGAGTCCAGATATATCCTAGGAAATTGTAGACCATTTATGATGCGGCTTTCTTAGGGCTTGTTTAACATCAAAAGTAAAGTTGTGCAATCCCACAGACAACACAGGATCTAAATAATACAGCCTTTTGCTACATTCTTGAGTGAGATGGTATAGTTCTTGTTGGTTCAAGACAAAGTTATAACCCCAATTGCTTAATCAACAGCAATTCCTTCCTCTCAATTTTGGCCCTCTCTCTCTGTCAAGGAAACTGCTAGGGGAACAAAATATAATTACGTGAAAGCTTACAAGCTAATCTGGGAGTGCAATTTTACAGTATGAATTATTGTATACCAAATTGCTAGGTCAATAACAAAAATACCTTTCCATCCAACACAGAAAACCTTTTATCTTCTGTCATGTTGTATTCCCATCCATCCCCTGCTTTCTTTCGTGACCGTGCTACTTCTTTTCACTTGTTTAGTGTATGTAGTGTGGAacagcttctttttcttttttctttacaaGGGCATTACTTGACCTATTAATATATGATAACTCTATGtagcaatataaaaaaaataaaaaaagttgatTATGTAGACTGCTTATACTTTTGGTTTCTTTCCCTTTGTTAttgtgtttcttttgttgtgaATAGGAAGGTTAAATATACCCAACTGTCTTCTTTCATGCAGGTGGAGGCTTTAGCTGTTAAGTTGACTCAAAAGGAAGGAGAATTGATTCAGGACAAGTTTGAAGTGAAAAAGCTAGCCAGCTTTCTCAAACAGGTCCTTTATGCCTTTTGGAATTTGCATATGTATTTTCTAGAAAATGATTTCTGTAAGGATTTATAGTAACTCTAAAGAATACAAAGGTCATAGAAACTCTTGCATCTTAAAATTCTACAATCAAGCATTCAGATGTGAATGTGTTTCAATTGTGAAAACATGCATGCAACTGAACAACCAGCTTCAGTTACCCTCTTCCTTCAGCTTCAGTTTTCTCCCAGATGCACCTAAATTGTACCAGCTCACCCATTAAATTATTATAtttcaagaaaaatgaaattggTTCTAATTTTGTTTGCATTTTTATATATAGACTTCTGAAGATGCTAAAAAGCTGGTTAGCCAAGAGAAATCTTTTGCCTGTGCTGAAATCGAAAGTGCAAGGGGAATAGTCAAGAGAATTGGAGAGGCTCTTGAAGAACGAAACAGAACTACAGAAGATCCTAAAAAACAGGTTTGTATGAATTCCATATGGTTCTATTTTATCCAACAGGACTTGTTACCTCTTTCAATGATGGGCCAGCTTTTTATGGATAGCAGGCTtagttaggaaaaaaaaaagtttcttaAGCATTCAATCTGATTTATCAATCAGTATCTGGTTAAGTACAAGTTATTTCTAGGCCATTATTAGAAATCCATGGGCACATCTCATCCTTGAACCCTAACTAAGAAGCACAGACTGCCAATGTGTTTGTACACTGCACATCTTAAGGGCACCCATTTAATGTGGTACTGTGCTAAAACTCATCTTTAGAGTTAGACACATTCCTGATCAGCAGGATCCGAGCTTGACAAACAGTAACCCTTGTCCCTTTTCAAGATGTGCTTGTTTAGGATGTATGTTTTAGCTCTGGTGTTTTCTGTGCTCAAATCATGAGATTTAAAATCAAAAACTAAGCCTTAATGGGAATTTTTACCTCTTAAAGGCCTTCCATCTGGAAGGGAAAAAGGTTGTCCTATGACTTAAACAATGGTTAGGCAGACAAGATCCTGCTCCTAAAGGAATGCGCACGCACAAGAAGTTTCAACGGTGGATGTTCTCAGCCCCTCCACCCTTCAAGGGTTTTCCCTCAGAAAATCAGCCAATTCAGAAACCATTCTCCTACAAATTGAGCAAACAAACTTAAGCTGCTCAATGGATTTGAAATAAAGATGATTACTGATTAACATGGTATTAGGTTAGGTGCCTGGTTATCGACGAGATATTCTAACCTAATACTTATTTAGAAAAATTAAATGATAATTACTTATTTGTCTTCAAATTGGAAGATTGGTTTTCTCGATTTTTATGGCAGTATGTCTTCATGCCTTGCCAGGAAATTACAAAACCAAACTTTTTTTCGTTTGCccttcatatatttttctcacCATGTTTTACATCTTTTCATAGTGATGGAATCTGGAAGTCACATCAGAGAAAATTGTGATCAAAAGAACCTTTAAATTCTACATCAAAGGAACTGATGATTTCTTATTTTGTATTTGGAAATGCAGGATGTGGAGGAACTAGTTGAGGTGGTCCAGGAAGCTAGGAGAATTAAATTGATGCATCAGCCAAGCAAGGTGTTGTGCTATTTTCTGAATTTCGAATTCTTATTTTAATATCTGGTTTATGCTTGTATTTCTTGATGCTACTTGTTTGAGTTGATACATGACTTTGTAAATTGTAATTGAAAGCATTACATGTGGGTCTATGAAAGGAGCGTAATCTTTAAGATTAAACTGTTTAATACAGCATATGCCTCACTTACATATTCAAAGATTTCAGTTTACaaactttcatttttttagtgttgTAGCAGCTTTAGTATTGATGAACCATTAGATCAACACTTGAAGCATATGTAGCCTCATTCCTGCTTTTATAAAGGATGTATTTTCTTATCCCTTAATTGTCAAATATAGTTCAGATATCTGGAAGAATATGTAATTTTTAATGtccaaaatatttttcttttcagtcaTCTTTCTAGTAGTACTACACTACTAATTAGTTTATGATTGAAAAACTATTCATCATTATGCGTTGCAATTTTTCTATAACTTATAAACCAGaatgctgttttttttttttttttttttcacttcaaCATGGTAGACCTGCCTCTTTCTTATCATTGCAACACCTACTGATCATTGATTTAATTCTAGTCATACTAGCCATCATGTTTAATTGTATATTTGGATTACATAATTAATCTTGATGCAATTAACTTTAGGTGATGGACATGGAACATGAGCTTCGTGCATTACGAACACAGATTCGAGAGAAATGCATAGTTTCAGTGAAGCTTCAGAAAGAGGTTTGTACAATTTTAGAGATTCTTATCTTCTTCAGATATATACTCAGATATACCGTATTCTTTCTGGTCTGCATGACTTGCTTCTCTACTTCTATTTTCCAGATAAATCCCCAAGTAATTCTGAATTAGTGAAACTTGAATTTTAGAACCTTAAGTTTAGCAAATAACTTCATGGCAGAACCAAAGTGCTGTTGGAGCCTGCTGTAGAAAATGCCAAGCATTAAAGAACATTATTTAAGAGACCTAAAGAACCTGTAGGAGATATATTGAGGGTTGGATCTTTAATAGAATGTGGAGGAAAAAAGATCTCCAAAGTTGTCTTTTATTTCCAAGTAGTATTTGATATCAGTATCATTTTGGATATCCACATAGGCGTCACTGTCATAACAAGTACTACAGGTCCTTTATCTGCACCTAAGACTCTCTGTTCCCTGAATGTTCGAGCCATTTAGAATTTTATTCCTGAGAATTTTTTAGTGCTAAATGTTCAATTTCTGTCTGCTAAATACTATCCAGGAAAGCTGTATAAAGTCAATATTATGCATTCATTGACTCAGATATTGTCTGAGATCTCTGCACACTTTCATTTGTTTCCTATAATTGTTTGTAATTATTCCCTAATACagcatttccttttcatttagTCAATATCTCTATTGTTTATGCAACTTCCAGAAATGCAGAAGTTATGATTTTGCCCTACCTTATTTCCCTATTCTTCCCAGCTGGCAATGAGCAAGAGGGCAGAGGAGAACAAATCTCGCGGATACACTATAGTTGGTTCTGAAACTCTAGGTTCGTATCTACAAATCCAAACTTGCTCAGAAAATGCTCCACAGCTTTCAAACTGTTCAATCCAGTGGTATCGTGTTTCACCAGATGGCAGCTGGAATGAAGCTATTTCAGGTATTCATGCGACCAATGTATCAAATTTGAGCTCTTACAAAAGAATTTCAAGCTGGAAGTTTTTGTTTGGTCAAGTCCAATGATACAACTCTTTGGCTTTCATAGTGAAATTTCAATCTAACATGGTATCTATAGTTTAGAGAGTCATAGGTTTGTAATCTAACATGGCAAAATTGAAATCTATCAGCACTTGTAGTCCTGAGTCATAGGTTTGAAATGTCTCATTCCGATACCCCCATTTATCAATTAAAAATGCCAGACATAATGTGTCTATCCCCTTGATGAGGCTGCATGTGCAGCATGTGAGGGTCAGGTTGTTCTCCCTCACTGTCGTTCTTAAACCTTTTTCTCCAACTGCTCTATGACTACTTCAGTAATGAAATTTTAACTCCTAAAGTTTACAGTCCTATCTGCTTGCCTGTTGTAAGTTTACTTGTTCTTGGAGAATAATTGTAAGTTTTAACTGTTGTTGGTTCACATGTACAGGGTTTCttcacaataatatgaaaataatcaataatatcTGAATCATGCTATAGTTTTTTATACGATGTCCAACTTATATGGCTGAATTTCTATCTCATCAGGTGCCAATAAATTAACTTATGCTCCAGAGCCCTTTGATGTTGGAAGAACCTTGGGTGCAGACATTATTTCCAATGGTCAAAAAGTGACAGTTACAACTGCTGGTCCAATTGATCCTGGTTGGTTTTTTCTGTTTTATCTCAATTGTTATTGATGTGCAATTTACTTTTCTCATTGTAATCTGAGTTGATCTGTTGACTTGCACAACCTTATAGATTATCCATAGTATTAgagaagatgaaacaaaaatctAATTACTTTTAACAGCTGCAGGACTTGAAAGCTACATAGACACACTTTTGCGAAAATCTAACACGGAATTTCATGTAAGATCCTACTTCTTTCTTCTATTTCATTGTTAACTATTTGATGATTCTTATTCTGCTGGAATAAGTAACTTCATGCATACCAAATGAAGTGAAACAAAGGTTTCTTAGTTCTATTGGTCACAGTGACGACTCCAAACGTCTTTTACACTCCAAACAATCTTATTAGTATTCATTATTATAATCCAGCAAGAAATTTAACTTGAATCTTCAGGGCAATAAGAAAGTGAAGTGTTGGGTATGTTTTGGTCAATGATTAAAGACGATATCCATCTGCTCCTAATTCAAACTGATTAGCATTAATCTTTGCTATCACATGCTTAAGGTTTTTATTCAAATCTTGAGTGACGTGTCATTTGTGTTGGAGCCTCAACTAATAATGACTATTGTACAATGAGTTGTAGTAGAAGATTATAAGTACTAGCCTTTGGTTGTATGGTTTAAGGTTGAATGATTTATACATTTCTTGTTATTTTTACCATCATGTGCGTAACCCCAAAAATGAAAAGATACATGGGTTATCCTAGCGCGACACTTCTTTCAGTCCTTATGTAGCTTTATATGTGATGATTTTTGTAGGTTGTTATTTCACAAATGAATGGGCGTGATCATCCATCACGTTCTGTTCATGTATTTCATGTGGGGAAGATGAGGATGAAGCTTTGTAGAGGATGGATTacaaagtctagagaaaattaTTCCTCGTTGATGCAGGTAAGGGTCTCTATGTTTTAATAAAGGATAGATTATTTGAAAACTACCACATCTATTTCGTTCCCAATAAAAACTAAAACGTATAGATGACTGTGAAGCATGATGCAGTTACTCTTTCTTTGCATAATTAGTTGCTATGCATTAGTTTCACAGCGGAAGGGCTGTTTACACCTACTCTTTCCTATGTATAGCTATGTGGCGCTAGAGGTGATGTTGCTAATGTGGCCAAGGGAGTGTTTTGGCAACCAAGGAAGGGTCTTTCATTTGTATTGACCTTTGAAACAGAGCGAGATAGAAATGCAGCAATACTTCTTGCCAGGAAATATGCTCTTGATTGCAATGTGAGTTTTTTCTGCCACTTAATATCAACTTTCCCTTGCCCTAGTGAAGTTGAATCTCTTAGTAAGAAGTTTGATGTAGAAATATTCAAATGACAGGTCATGATTGCTGGACCAGATGATAGAGTATAGAGCCGACTGAGTTTTGCAAATGTGTGTACAATCAGGTCTCACAGCTTGAGTgtgtatttgtgtgtgtgtgactgCATGTGTGTATTTGTTTGTCATGAATCATGATGAGAGTTAAAATGTATGTTATAGTAATTAATTGGGTGCCTACTAATCTGGGTTGCATCATTTAGGCAGTGTTTTTGTTTGCCTAATTAGCATCGGGTTGTAAcaagtctctctctctattcttttgttttgttggtaAGAGGTTGTAACGAGTTTCCAATTCATTATTAATTGGTTCTTTGTGGCTGATTTGCTTATATATCCTTTCATTGCACTGAATGTGTTACCTATAGATATGTTTCTCAGTACACATTGAACtccaaatttatttttttatatttttttattctcaCCCCACCTACTCGTAGATTTGAAGTCATAACCTCCACGGTATTAGTTAGACCAGCTAGCGAAGAGGTCATGGCTCATCGGCAAAAAGAGCAAAAGATTCCGCTGCAAATTGAACTGAACAATGAATGGTGGTTTCCTCTACGGCTCTACATAGAGTaataaaagaagtaaaacttAACTGAACAATGggtgcttggttacctaaaccctaaacgaCAAGGGAGTCATTGCTCAAGTAATCAAGGAAGAAGCTTGTGATGATAGCTTTTAGTTACAGAGTGCTCTCTTTTTATAAGACTTATCAACCAAACAACAAACTCATTGAAGACCCTACTGACCAAACGGCAACCTCAACGATCTACTAACGACCTCATTGATCGACCCATCGGTGACCTCATTGACCGAACAATGATCTCAATGACTAATCGACAACCTCAACGACTAATCCACATGCGACCATACACATTTTAGA belongs to Rosa chinensis cultivar Old Blush chromosome 4, RchiOBHm-V2, whole genome shotgun sequence and includes:
- the LOC112197737 gene encoding stomatal closure-related actin-binding protein 3 isoform X2, encoding MTKISPEFEENLTAEGVLSVSADVSFISNGFPKYRLGPDNQILDEPKGGSDGPTLKEVVEEEMTQLSEQHKRLSVRDLASKFDKNLAAAAKLSEEAKIREVASLEGHVLLKKLRDALEYLRGLLAGRNKEDVEEAISMVEALAVKLTQKEGELIQDKFEVKKLASFLKQTSEDAKKLVSQEKSFACAEIESARGIVKRIGEALEERNRTTEDPKKQDVEELVEVVQEARRIKLMHQPSKVMDMEHELRALRTQIREKCIVSVKLQKELAMSKRAEENKSRGYTIVGSETLGSYLQIQTCSENAPQLSNCSIQWYRVSPDGSWNEAISGANKLTYAPEPFDVGRTLGADIISNGQKVTVTTAGPIDPGLESYIDTLLRKSNTEFHVVISQMNGRDHPSRSVHVFHVGKMRMKLCRGWITKSRENYSSLMQLCGARGDVANVAKGVFWQPRKGLSFVLTFETERDRNAAILLARKYALDCNVMIAGPDDRV
- the LOC112197738 gene encoding transcription termination factor MTEF18, mitochondrial, whose product is MVAALRLGYPIICRLISSRTKSLGLGNLKPSNFSVQSQLLHRPVSSEISKQANFTVTYLINSCGLSPEDAKLAASKVELQSQEGADSVLALLSSHGLSETQISKVVKSHPRVLLADPEKTLSPKIEFFSSVGLSRVDLARVLSFNPHLLSRSLENQIVPSYNFLRNMISKENVVAVLKRRSWMFLENHSRNVMPNIEALRELGMPRACISLLLAHDTQVLMHNHDELVQLVNEVRGMGFDLKKSTFVVALRALCGKSSRAIWNRNREIYKRSWGWSDDDVISAFRKSPQCMILSEKKIMQTMDFLVNKMGWSASMIPTYPVILCFSLENRIIPRCSVVKVLMKKGLVDENVSLAYAVLPAEKQFLERFVTRYLSQVPNLLSVYEGELDLQDV
- the LOC112197737 gene encoding stomatal closure-related actin-binding protein 3 isoform X1 is translated as MTKISPEFEENLTAEGVLSVSADVSFISNGFPKYRLGPDNQILDEPKGGSDGPTLKEVVEEEMTQLSEQHKRLSVRDLASKFDKNLAAAAKLSEEAKIREVASLEGHVLLKKLRDALEYLRGLLAGRNKEDVEEAISMVEALAVKLTQKEGELIQDKFEVKKLASFLKQTSEDAKKLVSQEKSFACAEIESARGIVKRIGEALEERNRTTEDPKKQDVEELVEVVQEARRIKLMHQPSKVMDMEHELRALRTQIREKCIVSVKLQKELAMSKRAEENKSRGYTIVGSETLGSYLQIQTCSENAPQLSNCSIQWYRVSPDGSWNEAISGANKLTYAPEPFDVGRTLGADIISNGQKVTVTTAGPIDPAAGLESYIDTLLRKSNTEFHVVISQMNGRDHPSRSVHVFHVGKMRMKLCRGWITKSRENYSSLMQLCGARGDVANVAKGVFWQPRKGLSFVLTFETERDRNAAILLARKYALDCNVMIAGPDDRV